The following nucleotide sequence is from Micromonospora sp. WMMD1120.
AGGTGCCTCCGCTCGACCAGGCCGAGAAGGCCGGCTGGTACGAGCCGGGGGCGAGCCCCGGCGAGACGGGTAACGCGGTCATCGTCGGGCACGTGGACTCGGCGGTGCTCGGCCCGGCCGTCTTCTTCGACCTCGGCGCCCTCACGCCGGGCGACACCATCACCGTCCGCCGGGCCGACGGGGTGCCGGCCACCTTCACCGTCGACTCGGTGAGGTCGTACCCGAAGACGGCCTTTCCCACCGAGCTGGTCTACGGACCCAGCGACCGGCCCGGCCTGCGGGTGGTCACCTGCGGCGGCCAGTTCGACCAGGTCGCGAAGAGCTACCCGGACAACATCGTCGTCTTCGCCACCCCGGCGGCGTGACCGGTGGCGTAACGGGACGCGGTCCGGCCGGTCGGGGTGACCCGACCGGCCGGACCGCGTCCGGCGTACCCGGGATCAGGCGGCGGCGGAGGTCCGCACCAGGGTGCGGATCTGGCGCAGCAGCACCGACAGGGCGGCGAGATCCGCGCGCGACTCGTCGAACTCCCCCATCGCCCGGCGGGCGCGGTGGATCGACGTCGCGTTCGACTCCTCCCACTGCTGCACCCGCTCGTGCGGCGGCAGCTCGTCCGGTGTGGAGTCGAGCACCTCGGCGGTGAGCGCCGCCAGGGCGGCGTACAGGTCGTAGCGCAGCGCCATCCGGGCCAGCGTCTGCCAGCGGTCCTCCCGCGGTAGCAGCGAGATCTTCGACAGCAGCGAGTCCACCCGGAACAGGTCGGACAGCACGAAGTAGACCGAGGCCACCTCGCTGACGTCCCGTCCGCTGGCGTTCGCCGTCTCCACCACGTCCATCAGACCGAAGCTGTACATCAGCCGGGTCGCCCGCTCCGCCAGCTCACGGGGCAGCCCACGCTCGGTCATCGAGTTCATGTGCGCGACGATGCCCTGCCGCTCGTTGCCGTAGAACAGTTCCTCCAGCCCTGGCAGCAGCCGGGTGACCCCGTCGCGGAGTCGGGCGATCTCGGCCGGCACGTCGATGGGCGAACGCCGGTTGGAGACCAGCCACCGCACCGCCCGATCGAGCAGACGGCGGGTGTCCAGGTAGACGGTCGTCTGCAACTCGGGCGCGACCTTGTTGTCCAGCGCCTCGACCGCGTCCCACAGGTCGCGCAGCCCGAACACCTCGCTGACCACCACGTACGCCCGGATCACGTCCGCCGCGCTGGCCGCCGTCTCCTCGACCACCCGGAAGATGAACGAGATGCCACCCCGGTTGATCGCCTCGTTCACCAGCACCGTGGTGACGATGTCCCGGCGCAGCCGGTGCCGGCCCATCCGGTCGGCGAACCGTTGGCGCATCGGCGTCGGGAAGTAGTTGACCAGGACGTCGGTCGTCCACTCCTCGTCGGCCAACCCCTCGGTGAGGATCTCCCGTTCCAGGACGATCTTCACGTACGCGAGCAGCACCGCGAACTCCGGCGCCGTCAGCCCGGACTCGCTGCGGACCGCCAACTCCTCGTCCGGCGGCAGCGCCTCCAACGCCCGGTCCAACGCGCCCGACCGCTCCAACTCGTTGATCATCCGGCGGTGCACGGGCAGCAGCGAGGCGGCCTGGGCCTGGGCGTTGTTGATCGCCCGCGCCTGGTCGTAGTTGTCCCGCAGCACCAGCTCGGCGACCTCGTCGGTCATCTCGGCCAGCAGCTCGTCCCGCTCCGCCGTGGTCAGCTCGCCGTCGGCCACCGCGGTGTTCAGCAGGATCTTGATGTTCACCTCGTGGTCGGAGGTGTCCACACCGGCCGCGTTGTCGATGAAGTCGGTGTAGATCCGGCCACCGGTCAACGCGTACTCGATCCGGCCGAGCTGGGTCCAACCCAGGTTGCCGCCCTCGCCGGCCACCCGGCAGCGCAGGCTACGCCCGTCCACCCGGATCGCGTCGTTGGACTTGTCGCCCACCTCGGCGTTCGTCTGCGAGGACGCCTTGACGTAGGTGCCGATACCGCCGTTCCAGAACAGGTCCACCGGTGCGGTGACGATCGCCTTCATCAGATCCTGCGGCGACATCTGCGTGACGCCGTCGTCCAGGCCGATCGCCGCCCGGACCTGCGGCGTGATCGGAATGGACTTCGCGGTACGCGGGAAGATGCCACCCCCGGCCGAGATCAGCTCCGGGTTGTAGTCCTCCCACGAGGACCGGGGCAGGTCGAAGATCCGCCGCCGCTCCGCGTACGAGGTGGCCGCGTCCGGGTCCGGGTCCAGGAAGATGTGCCGGTGGTCGAAGGCGGCCACCAGCCGGATGTGCTCGGAGAGCAGCATCCCGTTGCCGAACACGTCGCCGGACATGTCGCCGACGCCGACCACGGTGAAGTCCTGGGTCTGGGTGTCCAGACCCAACTCCCGGAAGTGCCGCTTGACCGACTCCCAGGCGCCCCGGGCGGTGATCCCCATCTTCTTGTGGTCGTAGCCGGCAGAGCCGCCGGACGCGAACGCGTCGCCCATCCAGAAGTTGTGCGCCTTGGATATCTCGTTGGCGATGTCGGAGAACGTCGCGGTGCCCTTGTCCGCCGCCACCACCAGGTACGGGTCGTCGCCGTCGTGCCGGACCACGTCCTCGGGCGGCACGATCTGCCCGCTGACGATGTTGTCGGTGACGTCCAGCATCGCGCCGACGAACTCCTGGTAACAGGCCACCGCCTCGTCCCGGTCGCCCGGCTTCTGCTTCAGCACGAAGCCGCCCTTGGCGCCGACCGGCACGATCACGGTGTTCTTCACCATCTGCGCCTTGACCAGGCCGAGCACCTCGGTCCGGAAGTCCTCCCGACGGTCGGACCAGCGCAACCCGCCCCGGGCCACCGGCCCGAACCGCAGGTGTACGCCCTCGAACCGGGGCGAGTAGACGAAGATCTCGAACTTCGGTCGCGGCGCCGGCAGGTCCGGGATGGCCTGCGGGTCGAGCTTGAACGCCACGTACGCCTTCGGCCGACCGTCGGCGCGCTTCTGGTAGAAGCTGGTCCGCAGGGTCGCCTCGATCAGAGTCAGGTACGAGCGCAGGATCCGGTCCTGGTCGAGGCTGGCCACGTCGTCCAGCGCGCCCCGGATCGTCTCCACCAGCTCGCCACTGCGCTGCTGCCGCTGCTCGGTGCTCGGCTCACCCGGCGCGAACCGGGTCTCGAACAGCTCCACCAGCAGAGCGGCGATCTTCGGGTACGCGATGAAGGTCTGCTCCATGTAGTCCTGCGAGAAGACCGTCCCGGCCTGCCGCAGGTACTTCGCGTACGCCCGCAGCACCACCACCTGCCGCCAGGTCAGCCCACCACGCAGCACCAGCTCGTTGAACCGGTCCACCTCGGCCTCGCCGCGCCAGGCCGCCGCGAACGCGTTCTCCACGTGCGGGCGTACCTCGGCCAGCTCGTGGTGGCCCTCGGGCAGCATCAGGCCGAAGTCGTACAGGTAGACCCGGCCGTCGATCCGGTCCACCTCGTACGGGTGCTCGTC
It contains:
- a CDS encoding class F sortase: MATTRAGGRHGRPWRAAGTAVVVTLAMIGAGMIGASLKTTPAPRPPQPLAQAGPEVSTPASGTDDAPSLDGQPVDGQPVDQGYAPAGLARSAPTSIEIPRIGVNATIMSLGTNPDGTVQVPPLDQAEKAGWYEPGASPGETGNAVIVGHVDSAVLGPAVFFDLGALTPGDTITVRRADGVPATFTVDSVRSYPKTAFPTELVYGPSDRPGLRVVTCGGQFDQVAKSYPDNIVVFATPAA
- a CDS encoding NAD-glutamate dehydrogenase; its protein translation is MDRRPAIKPEPDLRQDDSGRDDDSFDSATDGDGYGRLDTGVTGLTGSSIDTIYDLGLPTEALADDVEDAELDEPVPNAERLVAQAVALAGDDHDAATLVGRFWRFAPDEELVGFTAEEMLDAARAHRDLAQQRVPGELKLRIHEPHAEQHHTVVEIVTDDMPFLVDSVTALLNSYHLDVHLLVHPLVVVRREPLGRLTEVSADVEPDDAIAGDIVESWMRIEIDPVRDAAERDRLRRELQRVLTDVREAVEDWPKMRQRALALADELASTRTSDNRPPVPEKDITDSVELLRWLAQDHFTFLGYREYRLVDVEGDADGEAADRVDGKALEAVLGTGLGILRSDSPEARSLSSMTPEAHEKVLEKRLLIITKANSRATVHRSAYLDYIGFKIFDAAGEVIGERRFLGLFSTAAYRTSVRELPVVRRKVAEVLDRSGLSQRSHSGKDLIQILETYPRDELFQIKTDDLYHAVIGVLRMAGRRQLRVFLRRDAYGRFISCLIYLPRDRFTTQNRLRMQDILLRELNGVGVDYTTRVTESMLARVHFIVRTDPTRPPGEIDADLLAEELADATRLWDDDYRLVLERKLGDEQAKHLFTRYADAFPEGYKDGHTPYEAMKDLAKLELLEEPGQLEMHLFRKQLAPRPGTRVPGADLAEAMDVRFKVYRYGEPMMLSAVLPVLHSLGVRVVDEHPYEVDRIDGRVYLYDFGLMLPEGHHELAEVRPHVENAFAAAWRGEAEVDRFNELVLRGGLTWRQVVVLRAYAKYLRQAGTVFSQDYMEQTFIAYPKIAALLVELFETRFAPGEPSTEQRQQRSGELVETIRGALDDVASLDQDRILRSYLTLIEATLRTSFYQKRADGRPKAYVAFKLDPQAIPDLPAPRPKFEIFVYSPRFEGVHLRFGPVARGGLRWSDRREDFRTEVLGLVKAQMVKNTVIVPVGAKGGFVLKQKPGDRDEAVACYQEFVGAMLDVTDNIVSGQIVPPEDVVRHDGDDPYLVVAADKGTATFSDIANEISKAHNFWMGDAFASGGSAGYDHKKMGITARGAWESVKRHFRELGLDTQTQDFTVVGVGDMSGDVFGNGMLLSEHIRLVAAFDHRHIFLDPDPDAATSYAERRRIFDLPRSSWEDYNPELISAGGGIFPRTAKSIPITPQVRAAIGLDDGVTQMSPQDLMKAIVTAPVDLFWNGGIGTYVKASSQTNAEVGDKSNDAIRVDGRSLRCRVAGEGGNLGWTQLGRIEYALTGGRIYTDFIDNAAGVDTSDHEVNIKILLNTAVADGELTTAERDELLAEMTDEVAELVLRDNYDQARAINNAQAQAASLLPVHRRMINELERSGALDRALEALPPDEELAVRSESGLTAPEFAVLLAYVKIVLEREILTEGLADEEWTTDVLVNYFPTPMRQRFADRMGRHRLRRDIVTTVLVNEAINRGGISFIFRVVEETAASAADVIRAYVVVSEVFGLRDLWDAVEALDNKVAPELQTTVYLDTRRLLDRAVRWLVSNRRSPIDVPAEIARLRDGVTRLLPGLEELFYGNERQGIVAHMNSMTERGLPRELAERATRLMYSFGLMDVVETANASGRDVSEVASVYFVLSDLFRVDSLLSKISLLPREDRWQTLARMALRYDLYAALAALTAEVLDSTPDELPPHERVQQWEESNATSIHRARRAMGEFDESRADLAALSVLLRQIRTLVRTSAAA